One genomic segment of Marinitoga piezophila KA3 includes these proteins:
- a CDS encoding DUF6063 family protein, with translation MKILHLQNTYLKNQGEKMESIENAIQIITKLIEKTEISEEENRELIHIYFNDEEVKKIVEIFAEKANLSLYESPSENYICIIPRSVRSIYAYTKDDIYKRYGLEKNSYMLFMFYTFCILHIFNDLQEISVKVDKVYEIAEEYINKIKTDLSKENINQKYNWNFEGLIKIWDEMKEISRSDLTKERSSIHNKIGMLKKTINILSEEKIIEYIGESINAIKMTEKTHAIIFELSKNDTYLTLKKYFEERD, from the coding sequence TTGAAGATTTTACATTTACAGAATACATATTTAAAAAATCAAGGTGAGAAAATGGAATCCATAGAGAATGCAATACAGATAATAACAAAATTAATAGAAAAAACAGAGATTTCAGAAGAGGAAAATAGAGAATTAATTCATATATATTTCAATGATGAAGAAGTAAAAAAAATTGTTGAAATATTTGCTGAAAAAGCCAACCTTTCATTATATGAATCTCCATCGGAAAATTATATATGTATTATTCCACGAAGTGTAAGAAGTATTTACGCCTACACTAAAGATGATATATATAAGCGATACGGATTAGAAAAAAATTCATATATGTTATTTATGTTCTATACATTTTGTATATTGCATATCTTTAATGACTTACAGGAAATTAGCGTGAAGGTTGATAAAGTATATGAAATAGCAGAAGAGTATATAAACAAAATAAAAACAGACCTTTCAAAAGAAAATATCAATCAAAAATACAATTGGAATTTTGAAGGGCTTATAAAAATATGGGATGAAATGAAAGAAATTTCGAGAAGTGATTTAACAAAAGAAAGAAGCAGTATTCATAATAAAATCGGTATGTTGAAAAAAACAATAAATATATTAAGTGAAGAAAAAATTATTGAATATATAGGCGAAAGCATAAATGCCATAAAAATGACTGAAAAAACGCATGCAATTATATTTGAACTTTCAAAAAACGATACATATCTTACATTAAAAAAATATTTTGAGGAAAGAGACTGA